A stretch of the Rodentibacter haemolyticus genome encodes the following:
- the secM gene encoding secA translation cis-regulator SecM, giving the protein MISGKSKPNFWSRLLLSMIAIFALPNAQNLENQSAENYSSQVSVQQALETAKVVREIQRQSFQQSAIPHSKEKHLEIQPHFIANVLNLQAPIRAGPLFI; this is encoded by the coding sequence ATGATTTCAGGTAAAAGCAAACCGAATTTTTGGTCGCGACTACTTTTAAGTATGATCGCGATCTTTGCTTTACCTAATGCACAAAACTTAGAAAATCAGTCTGCGGAAAATTACTCATCTCAGGTATCCGTTCAACAAGCGTTGGAAACGGCAAAAGTCGTACGAGAAATACAACGCCAAAGTTTCCAACAATCCGCTATCCCCCACTCCAAGGAAAAACATCTTGAAATTCAACCGCACTTTATTGCGAATGTATTGAATCTTCAAGCCCCTATTCGCGCAGGGCCTTTGTTTATTTAA
- a CDS encoding DciA family protein, whose amino-acid sequence MENKAKRYQKALNIVDVMEHSSFAKMMKEGLATHELNQKFNRSFPPEFKGLFRVGRVSGNVLFIEVANAVVRQGILFHQTALLKLIREDYPQVEKLDVKINPEFVKITL is encoded by the coding sequence ATGGAAAACAAGGCGAAGCGTTATCAAAAAGCACTGAATATTGTGGATGTGATGGAACATTCTTCTTTTGCCAAAATGATGAAAGAGGGACTCGCTACTCATGAATTGAATCAAAAATTCAATCGTTCTTTTCCTCCGGAATTTAAAGGTTTATTTCGAGTAGGCCGTGTAAGCGGTAACGTATTATTTATTGAAGTGGCAAATGCCGTTGTACGCCAAGGCATTTTGTTTCACCAAACCGCATTATTAAAGTTGATTCGGGAGGATTACCCACAAGTGGAAAAATTGGATGTGAAAATAAATCCGGAATTTGTAAAAATCACGCTTTAA
- a CDS encoding Dam family site-specific DNA-(adenine-N6)-methyltransferase, producing the protein MLRPKKQIKPRIKHRPFLKWAGGKFRLTDDINKAFPKKKQCLIEPFVGAGAVFLNSNFERYILADINPDLINLFNIVKENVDSYIQACKPIFFDPNANTPGYYYSKRLQFNQSQDPFERAVIFLYLNRFGFNGLCRYNSKNEFNVPFGAYKSHYFPEDELRYFAHKAQSAVFLCGDFQQTFDLADRNSVIYCDPPYAPLQQETNFTGYAGNEFGLNHQRALAEMARKAQKEKQVPVLISNHDTKFTREIYKGAKFKRVKVQRSISQNSEKRVKVKELIAIFKA; encoded by the coding sequence ATGTTACGTCCGAAGAAACAAATTAAGCCCAGAATTAAACATCGTCCGTTTTTAAAATGGGCGGGGGGGAAATTTCGTTTAACGGACGACATCAACAAAGCCTTTCCAAAGAAAAAACAATGTTTAATCGAACCCTTTGTCGGCGCAGGGGCTGTTTTTCTTAACTCCAATTTTGAACGCTATATTCTGGCGGATATTAATCCTGATTTAATTAATTTATTTAATATTGTGAAAGAAAATGTGGATAGCTATATCCAAGCCTGTAAGCCGATTTTCTTTGACCCAAATGCTAACACCCCCGGTTATTATTACAGCAAAAGACTACAATTCAACCAATCACAAGATCCTTTTGAACGTGCGGTCATTTTTCTTTATTTAAACCGTTTCGGCTTTAACGGATTATGCCGTTACAACAGTAAGAATGAGTTTAACGTTCCTTTCGGCGCATACAAATCCCATTATTTTCCTGAAGACGAGCTTCGTTATTTTGCACACAAAGCACAAAGTGCGGTCTTTTTATGCGGTGATTTTCAACAAACATTTGACTTGGCGGATAGAAATTCCGTCATTTATTGCGATCCGCCTTACGCTCCACTACAACAAGAAACAAATTTTACCGGCTATGCGGGCAATGAGTTTGGTTTGAATCATCAACGTGCTTTAGCGGAAATGGCAAGAAAAGCGCAAAAAGAAAAGCAAGTTCCGGTACTAATTTCCAACCACGATACCAAGTTCACACGTGAAATTTATAAAGGGGCAAAATTCAAGCGCGTAAAAGTTCAGCGTTCCATTAGCCAAAATTCGGAAAAGCGTGTGAAAGTGAAGGAGTTGATTGCGATTTTTAAAGCGTGA
- the aroB gene encoding 3-dehydroquinate synthase, translating into MLCVNVELQERSYPILIDSGLLQDERNYPVKPGERVMIVSNPTIAQFYLETVTQALEKRGCSVDHVLLPDGEKYKTLESLNLIFTALLKENHGRDTTIIALGGGVIGDVAGFAAASYQRGVRLIQIPTTLLSQVDSSVGGKTAVNHELGKNMIGAFYQPSAVLIDTLTLNTLPKREVNAGLAEVIKYGAILDNEFFVWLEKHIDELVALKQEALQHCIARCCQIKADVVARDEKEKGDRALLNLGHTFGHAIETHLGYGNWLHGEAVSTGMMMAAALSEELGNISVAEVSRLEKLLARANLPTLSPDTMQPEDYLPHMMRDKKVLAGRLRLVLLKSLGQAYVATDTDHTLVLSAIRRCTQTH; encoded by the coding sequence ATGCTGTGTGTCAATGTGGAATTACAAGAACGTAGTTATCCGATTTTAATCGATAGCGGTCTGCTGCAAGATGAACGTAATTACCCTGTGAAACCGGGTGAACGCGTGATGATTGTATCAAATCCCACCATTGCACAGTTTTATTTAGAAACCGTTACACAAGCCCTTGAAAAACGGGGTTGTTCGGTTGATCACGTTTTACTACCGGATGGCGAAAAATACAAAACATTGGAATCTTTAAACCTGATTTTTACCGCACTTTTAAAGGAAAATCACGGGAGAGATACCACTATTATCGCCTTAGGCGGCGGTGTCATCGGTGATGTTGCAGGGTTTGCCGCAGCAAGTTATCAACGTGGCGTGCGTTTGATTCAAATTCCGACGACATTACTTTCTCAGGTCGATTCCTCCGTCGGTGGCAAAACAGCGGTCAATCACGAGCTCGGTAAAAATATGATCGGTGCCTTTTATCAGCCTTCTGCCGTATTGATTGATACGCTTACGCTCAATACATTGCCAAAACGTGAAGTCAATGCAGGTTTGGCGGAGGTGATCAAATATGGTGCGATTCTTGATAATGAATTTTTCGTATGGTTGGAAAAGCATATTGATGAGCTTGTTGCATTAAAACAAGAAGCCTTGCAACATTGCATTGCACGTTGCTGCCAAATTAAAGCGGATGTTGTAGCGCGCGATGAAAAAGAAAAAGGTGATCGTGCTTTACTAAATCTCGGGCATACTTTCGGTCATGCCATTGAAACGCACCTTGGCTATGGAAACTGGCTACACGGCGAAGCGGTTTCTACGGGAATGATGATGGCGGCTGCGCTTTCGGAAGAATTAGGTAATATTTCCGTAGCGGAAGTATCCCGTTTAGAAAAATTACTTGCTCGCGCTAACCTGCCTACGCTATCACCGGATACAATGCAACCGGAAGATTATTTACCACATATGATGCGTGATAAAAAAGTTCTCGCCGGTAGATTGCGTTTAGTGCTTCTTAAATCACTCGGTCAAGCCTATGTAGCAACAGACACCGATCATACTCTTGTGTTAAGTGCGATTCGCCGCTGCACTCAAACGCATTAA
- the aroK gene encoding shikimate kinase AroK → MAEKRNIFLVGPMGAGKSTIGRQLAQQLNMDFVDSDAVIEERAGADISWIFDLEGEEGFRKREERIINELTQLQGIVLSTGGGAVMSKDNRNYLSARGIVIYLETTVDKQFQRTQRDKKRPLLQGVDDPRQVLEDLAKIRNPLYEEIADMTLPTDEQNAKVMVNQIVDLIDNINGLNSSI, encoded by the coding sequence ATGGCTGAAAAACGTAATATTTTTTTAGTGGGGCCTATGGGTGCGGGAAAAAGCACTATCGGTCGTCAATTAGCACAACAACTGAATATGGATTTTGTGGATTCCGATGCTGTAATCGAGGAACGGGCAGGTGCGGATATTAGTTGGATTTTTGATTTAGAAGGCGAAGAAGGTTTTCGCAAACGTGAAGAACGTATCATTAATGAACTGACCCAGCTGCAAGGTATCGTACTTTCTACCGGCGGTGGGGCGGTAATGTCGAAAGATAACCGCAATTATTTATCTGCCCGTGGTATTGTGATTTATTTAGAAACAACGGTGGATAAGCAATTCCAACGTACTCAACGTGATAAAAAACGCCCTCTTTTACAAGGGGTCGATGATCCGCGTCAAGTATTGGAAGATTTAGCAAAAATTCGTAATCCTTTATATGAAGAAATTGCCGATATGACACTTCCTACCGATGAACAAAATGCCAAAGTAATGGTAAACCAAATCGTAGATTTAATTGATAATATAAACGGATTAAATAGCTCAATCTAA
- a CDS encoding ZIP family metal transporter: MFDYFLSLNPVFQALIAGLFTWFCTIFGSAFVFFFKQVNQKLLDSMMGFAAGVMIAASVWSLLEPSFDFAKQSSSEWYWLPTLIGFLIGGLFLRTLDYLVPHLHLSKPIEEAEGMQTRHRLSKSMLLFLAITIHNIPEGLAIGVAFGAVATLGEGADTLPLTLSAIGLAIGMGLQNVPEGSALSMPLRAEGHSRMKAFAYGAFSAIVEPIGAVIGALFVISMTSILPYALAFAAGAMIFVVVEELIPESQSNGNTDLATLSLMLGFSLMMILDVVLG; encoded by the coding sequence ATTTTTGATTATTTTTTATCGCTAAATCCGGTTTTCCAAGCATTAATAGCAGGCTTATTTACATGGTTTTGTACAATCTTTGGTTCAGCCTTTGTCTTTTTTTTCAAACAGGTAAACCAAAAATTACTTGATAGTATGATGGGGTTTGCCGCCGGAGTGATGATTGCGGCCTCGGTTTGGTCATTACTTGAACCTTCCTTTGATTTTGCTAAACAAAGTTCAAGCGAATGGTATTGGTTACCGACATTAATTGGCTTCTTAATCGGCGGATTATTTTTACGGACCCTTGACTATTTGGTTCCTCATTTGCATTTAAGCAAACCTATTGAAGAAGCGGAAGGAATGCAGACACGCCATAGACTTTCTAAATCAATGTTGCTTTTCTTAGCGATCACTATTCACAATATTCCCGAAGGATTGGCAATCGGTGTGGCATTCGGTGCAGTCGCTACGCTTGGTGAGGGAGCCGATACGTTACCGCTTACTTTAAGTGCAATCGGTCTTGCGATTGGTATGGGATTGCAAAATGTGCCTGAAGGCTCGGCACTCTCGATGCCCTTGCGGGCTGAGGGGCATAGCAGAATGAAAGCTTTCGCTTATGGTGCTTTTTCGGCGATTGTTGAACCGATTGGCGCAGTTATCGGCGCATTGTTCGTTATTTCTATGACATCAATTTTGCCTTATGCTCTCGCTTTTGCTGCCGGCGCAATGATTTTCGTTGTTGTCGAAGAATTGATTCCGGAGTCACAAAGTAACGGCAATACGGATCTTGCTACATTGAGTTTAATGTTAGGGTTTTCATTAATGATGATTTTGGATGTCGTGTTAGGATAG
- the plsB gene encoding glycerol-3-phosphate 1-O-acyltransferase PlsB: protein MSNIVNAYRKLLEFPLSFLVKNNPIPANPAEELQLNLSQPIVYVLPYTSQTDFVIFRRNCLNVGLPDPAQKNDIQGVSLPRYVYLDEGRRFFKSKGAKDETVQVFNKYLELHRTFEDLDVQLVPVSVLWGRSPGHENKAALPNLRLLNGVQKTFAAIWFGRDTFVRFSQAVSLRYMANEHGSDEKMAQKLARVAKMHFARQRISATGPRLPNREAMFNKLLQSRAIQAAIVDEVKNKNISREKAEKEAYKILDEIAADVSHSSLRAADRFLRWLWNKLYSGIDVQNADRVRKLALEGHEIVYVPCHRSHIDYLLLSYVLYHQGLVPPHIAAGINLNFWPVGRLFRSWGAFFIRRTFKGNRLYSAIFREYLAELFHRGYSVEYFIEGGRSRTGRLLAPKTGMMSMTLQALQHNQSRPISVVPVYVGYEHVLEVDTYAKELRGAEKEKENAGLVIRVIKKLRNLGQGFVNFGEPITLSNYLNQNFPDWKEESEDKPQWFNQAVDAISNQVMVNINKAAAVNSMNLVGTALLSSRQRALSREQLLEQLSSYQQMLRQAPYSEDMVIPSDTPNKMLEHVLSLDRVGVLVEKDNFGEIVRLERTSAVLMTYYRNNIQHSFVLPSLVASIVLHYEAIQKDLMSDAVSKIYPFLKGELFLHFNQEELKTQISKIIAEFTRQEVIHTNDNLLSINRSKVRILQLWSAGVREILQRYYITVTILQKDPKISRSALEKESQLVAQRLSVLHGINAPEFFDKAVFSAFIANLKDEGYFDEEGNGNLTNLAELSAILEYLISTEISLTIKGTAEKAEEIK, encoded by the coding sequence ATGTCGAATATCGTGAATGCCTATCGTAAATTGTTAGAATTTCCTTTATCGTTCTTAGTAAAAAACAATCCCATTCCTGCCAATCCGGCTGAAGAACTTCAACTTAACCTTTCTCAACCGATTGTTTATGTATTGCCTTACACTTCTCAAACGGATTTCGTCATTTTCCGCCGTAACTGTTTGAATGTAGGCTTACCTGATCCGGCTCAAAAAAATGATATACAGGGCGTGAGTTTGCCTCGTTACGTATATTTAGATGAAGGTCGCCGCTTTTTTAAATCAAAAGGGGCAAAAGACGAAACCGTTCAAGTATTTAATAAATATCTAGAATTACACCGCACTTTTGAAGACTTAGATGTACAATTGGTACCGGTTTCCGTACTTTGGGGACGTTCACCCGGACACGAAAATAAAGCGGCACTACCGAATTTGCGCTTACTGAACGGCGTACAAAAAACCTTTGCTGCGATTTGGTTTGGGCGTGATACCTTCGTGCGTTTTTCTCAAGCGGTTTCATTACGTTATATGGCGAACGAACACGGATCGGATGAAAAAATGGCACAAAAATTAGCACGAGTGGCGAAAATGCACTTTGCAAGACAACGCATTTCAGCCACCGGTCCACGATTACCGAACCGTGAAGCAATGTTCAATAAATTATTGCAATCTAGAGCCATTCAAGCTGCCATTGTAGATGAAGTAAAAAATAAAAATATCAGCCGAGAAAAAGCGGAGAAAGAAGCCTATAAAATTTTGGATGAAATCGCCGCAGACGTGAGCCACTCAAGTCTTCGTGCGGCGGATCGTTTTTTACGTTGGCTATGGAATAAATTATATTCCGGTATTGATGTGCAAAATGCCGATCGCGTACGCAAATTGGCACTTGAAGGTCATGAAATTGTCTATGTGCCTTGTCACCGTAGTCATATCGACTATTTACTGCTTTCTTACGTGCTTTATCACCAAGGCTTAGTACCGCCGCACATTGCCGCAGGGATTAACTTGAATTTCTGGCCGGTCGGTCGTCTTTTCCGCAGTTGGGGGGCGTTCTTTATCCGCCGTACTTTCAAAGGAAATCGACTTTATTCTGCGATTTTCCGCGAGTATTTAGCGGAATTATTTCACCGCGGTTATTCCGTGGAATATTTCATTGAAGGGGGACGTTCACGCACCGGTCGTTTACTTGCACCGAAAACGGGAATGATGTCGATGACTTTACAGGCGCTCCAACATAATCAAAGTCGCCCGATTTCTGTCGTACCGGTATATGTGGGTTATGAACACGTATTAGAAGTAGATACTTACGCAAAAGAATTACGGGGTGCGGAGAAAGAAAAAGAAAATGCCGGATTAGTCATTCGCGTGATTAAAAAATTGCGCAATTTAGGTCAAGGGTTCGTCAACTTCGGTGAACCGATTACATTATCAAACTATCTCAACCAGAATTTTCCGGATTGGAAAGAAGAGAGTGAGGACAAGCCCCAATGGTTTAATCAAGCCGTGGATGCCATTTCCAATCAAGTGATGGTGAATATCAATAAAGCTGCTGCAGTAAATTCGATGAACCTCGTAGGAACAGCATTACTCTCTTCCCGCCAACGCGCACTCTCTCGCGAACAATTACTTGAACAGTTAAGCAGCTATCAACAAATGTTACGACAAGCACCGTATTCCGAAGATATGGTGATCCCGTCGGATACACCTAATAAAATGTTGGAACATGTATTAAGCCTTGATCGCGTAGGCGTGTTGGTTGAAAAAGATAATTTCGGCGAAATCGTCCGTCTTGAACGAACTTCCGCCGTGTTGATGACTTACTATCGTAATAATATTCAGCACTCTTTTGTATTACCGTCTTTAGTTGCAAGCATTGTGCTACATTACGAAGCCATTCAAAAAGATTTGATGTCAGATGCCGTAAGTAAAATTTATCCTTTCTTAAAAGGCGAATTATTCTTACATTTCAATCAAGAAGAATTAAAAACACAAATCAGCAAAATTATTGCGGAATTTACCCGCCAAGAAGTCATTCATACAAACGACAATTTACTTTCCATCAACCGATCAAAAGTACGCATTTTACAGCTTTGGTCTGCCGGCGTGCGCGAGATTTTGCAACGTTACTACATCACCGTAACTATCCTACAAAAAGATCCGAAAATTTCACGTAGCGCGCTGGAAAAAGAAAGTCAATTAGTGGCTCAACGTCTTTCCGTATTACATGGTATTAATGCACCGGAGTTCTTTGATAAAGCCGTATTCTCCGCCTTTATTGCCAATTTAAAAGATGAGGGGTATTTCGATGAAGAAGGAAACGGCAATCTTACCAATTTAGCCGAACTTTCCGCTATTCTTGAATATCTCATTTCCACAGAAATCAGCCTCACCATCAAAGGCACGGCGGAGAAGGCGGAAGAAATCAAATAA
- the lexA gene encoding transcriptional repressor LexA: MRPLTTRQQEVLDLLKRHLETTGMPPTRAEISRELGFKSPNAAEEHLKALARKGAIEIIAGASRGIRILLDEDRIEEQEGLPLIGRVAAGEPILAEQHIEGTYRVDADMFKPQADFLLKVYGQSMKNIGILDGDLLAVHSTKDVRNGQIVVARIEDEVTVKRLERKGSIVYLHAENEEFQPIVVNLEEQPHFEIEGIAVGIIRNNAWM, translated from the coding sequence ATGAGACCATTAACAACCAGACAACAAGAAGTGCTGGATTTACTAAAACGGCACTTAGAAACGACAGGTATGCCGCCGACGCGTGCAGAAATTTCTCGCGAGTTGGGTTTTAAATCGCCGAATGCGGCGGAAGAGCATTTGAAAGCACTGGCACGTAAAGGTGCGATTGAGATTATTGCCGGTGCATCGCGTGGTATTCGCATTCTATTAGATGAAGACAGAATTGAGGAGCAGGAAGGATTGCCATTAATCGGCAGAGTGGCTGCGGGAGAACCTATTCTTGCAGAACAACATATCGAAGGAACCTACCGTGTTGATGCCGATATGTTCAAACCGCAGGCCGATTTTCTGCTTAAAGTTTATGGTCAATCCATGAAGAATATTGGTATTTTAGATGGTGATCTTCTTGCCGTCCATAGCACAAAAGATGTGCGCAATGGACAAATTGTGGTGGCACGTATTGAAGATGAAGTAACGGTGAAACGCTTGGAACGAAAAGGTTCCATCGTTTATCTTCACGCAGAAAATGAAGAATTTCAGCCGATAGTCGTAAATCTTGAAGAACAGCCCCATTTTGAAATTGAAGGTATTGCGGTGGGGATTATTCGTAATAATGCGTGGATGTAA
- the dapF gene encoding diaminopimelate epimerase produces the protein MQFSKMHGLGNDFVVVDAITQNVYFPPETIKRLADRHRGIGFDQLLIVEPPYDPDLDFHYRIFNADGSEVAQCGNGARCFARFVTLKGLTNKQDIAVSTQKGKMILTVKEDGKIRVNMGEPIWEPAKIPFTANKFEKNYILRTDIQTVLCGAVSMGNPHCVLQVEDIRTANVTQLGALLESHERFPERVNAGFMQVVNRNHIKLRVYERGAGETQACGSGACAAAAVGMMQSLLDHKVQVDLPGGSLLIEWEGEGHPLYMTGEATHVYDGNIHL, from the coding sequence ATGCAATTTTCCAAAATGCATGGTTTAGGTAATGATTTCGTGGTGGTGGATGCCATTACACAAAATGTTTATTTCCCCCCGGAAACCATCAAACGCCTTGCAGATCGTCATCGTGGTATTGGTTTTGATCAACTTTTGATTGTCGAACCGCCTTACGATCCCGATTTAGATTTTCACTATCGAATTTTTAATGCAGATGGTAGCGAAGTGGCGCAATGTGGTAACGGTGCGCGTTGTTTCGCCCGTTTTGTTACGCTAAAAGGCTTAACGAATAAACAAGATATTGCTGTTAGCACACAAAAAGGCAAAATGATTTTAACGGTGAAAGAAGATGGAAAAATTCGTGTCAATATGGGCGAACCGATATGGGAACCGGCAAAAATTCCTTTCACTGCGAATAAATTCGAGAAAAACTATATTTTGCGTACTGACATTCAAACGGTTTTATGTGGCGCGGTTTCTATGGGAAATCCGCATTGCGTGCTTCAAGTAGAAGATATTCGCACGGCAAATGTCACACAGTTAGGCGCGCTGTTGGAAAGCCACGAACGTTTCCCCGAACGTGTTAATGCCGGCTTTATGCAAGTCGTAAACCGTAATCATATTAAACTACGTGTTTACGAACGTGGTGCTGGAGAAACCCAAGCCTGCGGTAGTGGAGCTTGCGCAGCCGCAGCCGTAGGTATGATGCAGAGTTTATTAGATCACAAAGTACAAGTTGATCTCCCCGGTGGTAGCTTACTGATTGAATGGGAAGGGGAAGGGCATCCGCTTTATATGACGGGCGAGGCAACGCACGTTTATGATGGAAATATTCATCTTTAA
- a CDS encoding single-stranded DNA-binding protein: MAGVNKVIIVGHLGNDPEVRTMPNGDAVANISVATSESWNDRNTGERREITEWHRIVFYRRQAEICGEYLRKGSQVYVEGRLRTRKWQDQNGQDRYTTEIQGDVMQMLGGRNQNAGGYGAPDMGQSTPQPAYQARSNNNYQSSRPAQQQPAPQAEPPMDGFDDDIPF, from the coding sequence ATGGCTGGAGTAAATAAGGTCATCATCGTGGGTCATTTAGGTAATGACCCGGAAGTTCGCACTATGCCAAATGGTGATGCCGTGGCAAACATTAGCGTAGCAACAAGTGAAAGTTGGAATGACCGCAACACCGGCGAACGTCGTGAAATAACGGAATGGCATCGTATTGTATTTTATCGCCGCCAAGCTGAAATCTGCGGTGAATACTTACGCAAAGGCTCACAAGTTTATGTTGAAGGGCGTTTACGCACCCGTAAATGGCAGGATCAAAACGGTCAAGATCGCTACACCACAGAAATTCAAGGTGATGTGATGCAAATGCTAGGCGGACGTAATCAAAACGCAGGTGGCTACGGCGCACCGGATATGGGACAAAGTACTCCGCAACCAGCTTACCAAGCGCGTTCAAACAATAACTATCAATCATCCCGCCCTGCCCAACAGCAACCGGCCCCACAAGCCGAGCCGCCAATGGACGGCTTTGATGATGATATTCCGTTCTAA